The following are from one region of the Schistocerca cancellata isolate TAMUIC-IGC-003103 chromosome 11, iqSchCanc2.1, whole genome shotgun sequence genome:
- the LOC126108356 gene encoding ankyrin repeat domain-containing protein 65-like, producing MSAAAEVQRMAAVDLGALLDAGEGAVVTLVAGGTRLAAHRAVLAARSPVFRAMFQHDTLEASCGEVRMADVEGPVLRHLLSYVYTLQAPQLTGTAPELLAAADRYGLSALKAACEQQVLAQLEVETAAAAAVLAVRHSCPSLTAAAIHFIRSQTHKVMVTQGWADAVLQYPKDIVEVSRLLGEPPAEPSRRQAVGGVARGGRLQTAQPALAALCPGRGTVCPSSRAPSPLHSAVPATQSGHTAWRRSLPAQRLPRPEKHDIAESLSQEERGRRLIEAAKQGAAEQLSELLAAGADVGARVVGLWGSTWTALHLAALGGHVAAASCLVGAGAEVDARTSLEQRTPLHWAAMWGHAGVVRLLVGASADPNARDRWGRTPLHRAAERGEAEAAAELLLSGADRGARDEDGRTPLDLARQRGKQQLVDMLTQR from the exons ATGTCGGCAGCTGCTGAGGTTCAGAGGATGGCGGCCGTGGACCTGGGCGCCCTGCTGGACGCGGGCGAGGGCGCGGTCGTGACGCTGGTGGCGGGAGGGACGCGGCTGGCGGCGCACCGCGCGGTCCTGGCCGCCAGGAGCCCCGTGTTCCGAGCCATGTTCCAGCACGACACGCTGGAGGCCAGCTGCGGCGAGGTCAGAATGGCGGACGTGGAGGGTCCGGTGCTGAGGCATCTATTGTCTTACGTGTACACCCTGCAGGCCCCCCAGCTGACCGGCACGGCCCCGGAGCTGCTGGCGGCTGCCGACAGATACGGCCTGTCCGCCTTGAAGGCCGCCTGCGAACAGCAGGTGCTGGCGCAGCTGGAGGTGGAGACGGCGGCGGCTGCAGCTGTGCTGGCGGTGAGGCACTCGTGCCCCAGCCTAACTGCGGCCGCCATCCACTTCATAAGGTCTCAAACACACAAAGTAATGGTGACGCAGGGCTGGGCAGACGCCGTGCTGCAGTACCCGAAAGACATCGTCGAAGTCAGTCGGCTGCTCGGTGAGCCACCAGCAGAACCCAG TCGCCGGCAGGCGGTAGGGGGCGTCGCTCGCGGGGGCCGCCTGCAGACGGCGCAGCCTGCCCTGGCCGCCCTCTGCCCTGGACGCGGTACAGTGTGTCCGTCAAGTCGTGCGCCCTCTCCGCTGCACAGTGCTGTCCCGGCGACCCAGTCTGGCCACACAGCCTGGCGGCGCTCACTCCCAGCTCAGCGACTGCCCCGTCCAGAAAAACACGACATTGCGGA gagcctctctcaagaggagagggggaggaggctgATAGAGGCGGCCAAGCAGGGCGCGGCGGAGCAGCTGAGCGAGTTGCTGGCGGCGGGGGCGGACGTGGGGGCGAGGGTGGTGGGGTTGTGGGGGAGCACCTGGACCGCCCTGCACCTGGCAGCACTCGGGGGTCACGTGGCGGCGGCCAGCTGCCTCGTCGGCGCCGGCGCGGAGGTCGACGCCAGGACCAGCCTGGAGCAGAGGACGCCCCTGCACTGGGCTGCAATGTGGGGCCACGCTGGTGTGGTGCGGCTGCTGGTCGGCGCCTCTGCTGACCCCAACGCCAGGGATCGGTGGGGGCGGACGCCGCTGCACAGGGCGGCAGAGAGGGGCGAGGCAGAGGCGGCGGCTGAGCTCCTCCTGTCGGGGGCGGACAGGGGGGCCCGGGATGAGGATGGCAGGACCCCCCTGGACCTCGCCAGGCAGAGGGGAAAGCAGCAGCTGGTGGATATGCTGACACAACGCTGA